A genome region from Myroides fluvii includes the following:
- a CDS encoding bifunctional folylpolyglutamate synthase/dihydrofolate synthase, whose protein sequence is MTYQETVLWMFEQLPMYQQQGAIAYKADLSNIEKLAAHLNHPEKQIKTLHIAGTNGKGSTSSMLASILQEAGYKVGLYTSPHLKDFRERIKINGEEITEKFVVDFIEANKVFFERESLSFFEMTVGMAFQYFKEEEVDVAVIEVGMGGRLDATNIITPLVSVITNIGKDHVAFLGNTLAAIAGEKAGIIKPHIPVVIGEYTAETKPVFIAKAKEMESPIYFASETFASNGWTSDLKGIYQQKNIRTVRQVIALVRKDFSITAEDEVNGLNNVVANTKLQGRWQVLQENPKVIADTAHNEHGLSIVMEQLKTERYKQLYLVFGVVNDKDLQSILPFLPKEAKYFFAKPTIFRGLDGNILAEKAKEFGLEGVVCDSIPEAYAQAKALAGVEDLIYIGGSTFVVAEIL, encoded by the coding sequence ATGACCTATCAAGAAACTGTCTTATGGATGTTTGAACAACTTCCAATGTACCAACAACAAGGAGCAATTGCTTACAAAGCAGATTTGTCGAATATTGAAAAATTAGCGGCCCATTTAAACCATCCCGAAAAGCAGATTAAAACCTTACACATTGCTGGTACAAACGGCAAAGGATCGACTTCCTCTATGTTGGCTTCTATTTTACAAGAAGCTGGCTATAAAGTAGGGTTATATACCTCACCACATCTAAAAGACTTTAGAGAGCGCATCAAAATAAATGGAGAAGAGATAACAGAAAAATTTGTCGTTGATTTTATCGAGGCAAATAAAGTTTTTTTTGAACGTGAATCCCTGAGTTTTTTCGAAATGACTGTGGGGATGGCTTTCCAGTATTTTAAAGAAGAGGAGGTAGATGTTGCGGTTATAGAAGTAGGGATGGGCGGTAGATTGGATGCAACCAATATTATTACACCGTTAGTATCTGTGATTACGAATATAGGAAAAGATCACGTTGCGTTTCTTGGAAATACACTAGCGGCAATTGCTGGAGAAAAGGCAGGAATTATAAAGCCCCACATTCCTGTAGTGATAGGAGAATATACAGCTGAAACAAAACCCGTTTTTATCGCTAAAGCTAAGGAAATGGAAAGCCCGATTTATTTTGCTTCAGAAACTTTTGCGTCTAATGGGTGGACCTCTGATTTAAAAGGAATCTATCAGCAAAAAAACATACGAACTGTTCGTCAGGTGATTGCATTAGTGCGAAAAGATTTTTCAATCACAGCAGAAGATGAGGTAAATGGACTGAATAACGTGGTGGCAAATACAAAATTACAAGGACGTTGGCAGGTTTTACAAGAAAATCCGAAGGTTATTGCAGATACGGCCCACAATGAACACGGTCTTTCAATTGTAATGGAACAGCTAAAAACGGAAAGATACAAGCAATTATATCTTGTTTTTGGTGTGGTGAATGATAAAGATTTACAAAGTATATTGCCTTTTTTGCCTAAAGAGGCTAAATATTTCTTTGCGAAGCCAACTATTTTTCGCGGATTAGATGGGAATATTTTAGCAGAGAAAGCGAAGGAATTTGGATTGGAGGGAGTTGTTTGTGATTCAATACCAGAAGCTTATGCGCAGGCTAAAGCTTTGGCTGGGGTAGAAGACCTGATTTATATAGGAGGGAGTACGTTTGTGGTAGCTGAAATTTTATAA
- a CDS encoding anhydro-N-acetylmuramic acid kinase — MKNSQYRVIGIMSGTSLDGVDLVYVTLSFNQGKWSFEIEQGQTMPYTETWRKKLKTAITLNKVELDVLDEQYTVHLAEVITAFIQEHALESVDFVCSHGHTILHRPDLGYTVQIGNLPILADLIQHKVVCDFRVQDVLLGGQGAPLVPIGDRLLFSEYDACLNLGGFANVSYENKLNYRLAYDLCPVNVLLNEQAQRCGFLYDDEGKLAQAGTISSPLLEALNGLDYYAKTAPKSLGVEFVASHIQPLIALYPQTAEDYLATFVEHIAQQIAQGIQLPEQARILVTGGGAFNHYLMERIRYHAASYQFDIPQPVLINYKEALIFALLGVLKVRDEVNTLASVTGAQYDHSAGIIYDIFDPVW, encoded by the coding sequence ATGAAAAATAGTCAATACCGCGTTATCGGAATCATGTCAGGAACTTCTCTTGATGGAGTCGACTTGGTCTATGTTACCTTGTCTTTCAATCAAGGAAAATGGTCGTTTGAAATTGAACAAGGGCAAACGATGCCTTACACAGAAACATGGAGAAAGAAACTGAAAACAGCCATTACTTTAAATAAGGTAGAATTAGATGTGTTAGATGAACAGTATACCGTGCATTTAGCGGAAGTGATTACTGCCTTTATTCAAGAACACGCCTTAGAATCTGTTGACTTTGTTTGTTCACACGGACATACTATTTTACATCGCCCCGATTTGGGATATACCGTTCAGATTGGAAATCTACCCATTTTGGCGGATTTGATTCAACATAAGGTGGTTTGTGATTTTCGCGTGCAAGATGTACTGTTAGGAGGCCAAGGAGCTCCCTTAGTTCCTATAGGTGATCGCTTGCTTTTTAGCGAGTATGATGCTTGTTTGAATCTTGGTGGTTTTGCGAACGTCTCTTATGAAAATAAACTGAATTATCGCCTTGCGTATGATCTGTGCCCTGTTAATGTTCTGCTCAATGAACAAGCACAACGCTGTGGTTTTTTATATGATGATGAAGGAAAATTAGCGCAAGCAGGTACAATATCTTCTCCTTTATTGGAAGCGCTAAATGGATTGGATTACTATGCGAAAACGGCGCCAAAATCATTGGGCGTTGAATTTGTAGCGAGTCATATTCAACCCTTAATAGCATTGTATCCTCAAACGGCGGAAGATTATTTGGCTACGTTTGTAGAACATATTGCACAGCAAATTGCTCAAGGGATTCAATTGCCCGAACAAGCGAGAATTTTAGTGACCGGAGGCGGAGCTTTTAATCACTATTTGATGGAGCGCATTCGTTATCATGCGGCATCCTATCAATTTGATATACCGCAACCTGTGCTGATTAACTACAAGGAAGCGCTTATTTTTGCTTTATTGGGCGTGCTTAAGGTGAGAGATGAAGTCAATACATTAGCTAGTGTTACTGGAGCGCAATACGATCACAGTGCGGGTATTATCTACGATATTTTTGATCCAGTGTGGTAA
- a CDS encoding acyl-CoA dehydrogenase → MDFKLTEEQLMIQQAARDFAQTELLPGVIERDEHQIFPTEQIKKLGELGFLGMMVDPKYGGSGLDSVSYVLAMEEIAKVDASTAVVLSVNNSLVCAGLEKYANEEQKEKYLTQVASGEGIGAFCLSEPEAGSDATSQKTTAIDMGDYYLLNGTKNWITNGSTASFYIVIAQTNPEKKHKGINAFIVEKGLPGFEIGAKEQKMGIRGSDTHTLLFTDVKVPKENRIGEDGFGFAFAMNVLNGGRIGIASQALGIAQGAYELSLKYAKERKAFGTEIINHQAIAFKLADMATQISAARMLCLKAAAEKDAGQDISVSGAMAKLFASKTAMDTTIEAVQIHGGNGYVREYHVERMMRDAKITQIYEGTSEIQKIVISRGISRD, encoded by the coding sequence ATGGATTTTAAATTAACAGAAGAACAACTAATGATTCAACAGGCTGCGCGTGATTTTGCACAGACCGAATTATTACCAGGTGTTATTGAAAGAGACGAGCATCAAATTTTCCCAACAGAGCAAATCAAAAAATTAGGTGAGCTTGGTTTTTTGGGAATGATGGTTGATCCAAAATATGGAGGAAGTGGATTAGATAGCGTATCTTACGTACTAGCAATGGAAGAAATTGCAAAAGTTGACGCTTCTACTGCTGTAGTTTTATCTGTTAATAACTCATTAGTTTGTGCAGGTTTAGAGAAATATGCAAATGAAGAGCAGAAAGAAAAGTACTTAACTCAGGTAGCTTCAGGAGAAGGAATCGGAGCTTTTTGTTTATCTGAGCCAGAAGCAGGATCCGATGCAACTTCTCAAAAGACAACGGCTATTGACATGGGGGATTACTACCTATTAAACGGTACAAAAAACTGGATTACCAACGGTAGTACAGCCTCTTTTTACATTGTAATTGCACAAACAAATCCAGAAAAGAAACACAAGGGAATCAATGCTTTTATCGTAGAGAAGGGATTGCCAGGATTTGAAATTGGAGCAAAAGAGCAAAAAATGGGAATCCGTGGATCTGATACTCACACCTTATTATTCACAGACGTAAAAGTACCAAAAGAAAATCGAATTGGCGAAGACGGTTTTGGTTTTGCTTTTGCGATGAATGTATTGAATGGAGGGCGTATTGGTATTGCATCTCAAGCACTGGGAATTGCACAAGGAGCCTATGAATTATCGCTTAAATACGCCAAAGAGCGCAAAGCTTTTGGAACAGAAATCATCAATCACCAAGCAATCGCATTTAAATTAGCAGATATGGCAACACAGATTTCTGCTGCTAGAATGCTTTGTTTAAAAGCTGCTGCTGAAAAAGACGCAGGGCAAGATATTTCAGTTTCTGGTGCTATGGCAAAGTTATTTGCTTCTAAAACAGCAATGGACACCACAATAGAGGCAGTACAAATTCACGGTGGAAATGGATATGTACGCGAATATCACGTTGAGCGTATGATGCGTGATGCTAAAATCACACAGATCTATGAAGGAACGTCTGAAATTCAGAAAATTGTTATTTCCAGAGGAATTTCAAGAGACTAA
- a CDS encoding energy transducer TonB encodes MAKNDLFKKDWLDIVFAGRNKQYGAYKLRLESPRTTLLALGSGLCLFAFVFVVPTAISSFFEEESGLAAGEIIYCDFGTLDQPVELDDLDFPKDELEDVKPVVEEPKTEESSAPASSMDVARFTILEVASATEVTEEPAKQENLVDVLIGSTTIKGNEEGQILIDEIPGVVVDGTGTSTEILDDKEGGNDIVHFTTEKAEPMGGMAHFSQTFVSKFREIHVPDHTAKVQVILSFVVEKDGSITDIRVLRDPGYGTGKEAIRVLKSMPKWKPARQDNRTVRSQFTLPITIQVQ; translated from the coding sequence ATGGCAAAAAATGATTTATTTAAGAAAGATTGGTTAGATATTGTATTTGCAGGTCGAAATAAACAATATGGCGCCTACAAATTACGTCTAGAAAGTCCTAGAACTACACTCTTAGCTTTGGGAAGTGGTTTGTGTTTATTCGCTTTTGTATTTGTTGTACCAACGGCTATTTCTTCTTTTTTTGAAGAAGAAAGTGGATTGGCAGCTGGAGAAATCATCTATTGTGATTTTGGAACGTTGGATCAACCCGTAGAGCTGGATGATTTAGATTTTCCAAAGGATGAATTAGAAGACGTAAAACCAGTAGTAGAAGAACCTAAGACAGAAGAGAGCAGTGCACCTGCTTCTAGCATGGATGTAGCGCGATTTACTATACTAGAAGTAGCTTCAGCCACCGAAGTAACGGAAGAACCCGCTAAGCAAGAGAATTTAGTCGATGTTTTAATCGGTAGTACAACGATAAAAGGCAATGAGGAAGGACAAATTTTAATTGATGAAATCCCTGGAGTTGTTGTGGATGGTACGGGTACAAGCACAGAAATTCTCGATGATAAAGAAGGGGGAAATGATATTGTTCATTTTACAACTGAAAAAGCAGAACCTATGGGAGGCATGGCGCATTTTAGCCAAACGTTTGTTTCTAAGTTCCGCGAAATACACGTACCTGATCATACAGCTAAGGTGCAAGTGATTTTGTCTTTTGTTGTTGAAAAAGACGGGAGCATTACAGATATTCGAGTATTGCGTGATCCTGGATATGGAACAGGAAAAGAGGCGATTCGTGTATTGAAGAGTATGCCAAAATGGAAGCCTGCTCGTCAGGATAATCGAACAGTACGATCTCAATTCACTTTACCGATAACGATTCAAGTACAGTAA